GGAAGACCACCATGGCAAGACGAGCATGCTTGATCTCAGCCAATTGCAGCCTCTCCTTCTCTTCCGGGTCAGAGGCCAGGCCCAGTGGGTCAAAGAACTTGCCACCCGGGTACAGCCTTTTCTCTGGGTCCAGCTCAGCATTCCTCTGGAACTCAATGTACCCAATCACCAACACTTCGATCCAAATCAAAGTGGTTATGGAAAAGGGAAGGGGAAGCCCAAGGTATGATGATCCTTCAATCAGTTCAACCTGTTTTTAAACAACAATAATCAAATTATAACATTTTTAACTAGTTAGCGGAGGCAGTGAGTGTGTTTCATTGCATTCAAATTCgaatctttttcttcttcgtaaatatattaatttgtgtAATCTTTGGATCTAATGGGCAAGtaagtaaataaattaaagtgaggtagagaacaaaaatgaattttggCGTGATCTCTTTGGCCATCATTTTCATCATTGCTATCACCAAATTCATCGTCAATAAGGACCTTACCTTAGGAGTTAGGGCCACCACGTTTTTTCGCATGGATAATAAGAAGACACGATCACCAAAAAACTGTGGCTGCTTATATTCACGTACCTCTTTACATACATACAAAATACAAGATACGGCCTATGTGTccttcaaatttaaataaataaatatacaactTCAATGGGGATGGACAGTGAGGCAAATATTACTTCTACTTCTACACACATCTTTATCTCAAAGATTGTATActataatgatttttttctttttaaaggtTTTTTCAATCGAGAAATTCTATTTATACCTcgttgttattttttgttatacacatatattgtatcgatgaaaaaagaatttggaTACAAATCTAAGCTATATATGTTTAAATACTCTCAAGCTACAAGTATTTTTCTTATGTTATTCATTCATGATATTGGTATTATCTTATACAAAAAGGCCTACTACCATTTTCATTCTACTCTTAACTTTATTTTACATACTAGTGATTTACGTGCAATATACGTATTAAGCTAAGCTAAGCTAGCACATTGCACTGCGCTCGatcttaataataataaacaaccATCAgattaatgaaaatttaatttgaggaacgtaaaaaattaaaacttaaacAAGTGCTTGAGAAAATTAAgcataaacaagaaaattcacatttaataattgatcAATAATTAAAGAATAATTATATTACCTTGCCAGCGTCCTGCCATGCAACCCCAGTGAGGCCCTCGACAGCAAGAGCGCCAAGCGCACCCAACATCGCCCATCTCCCATGAATCAGCTCGCACTCCCGGAACCTCTGCAGCCCAAACACCTCCGAGTACGGCTGAAACGGCGTCGGATTCACCTCTGCGGCCTCAATCCGGGTCCCGATCACATCACCTGCCACATTCTTCGCCAAGTTCTGGTCCAGCCCGTCGTAATCGAACTGCAAGTACTCCGCGGGCTTCCCGAGCCCGAACGGATCGAAACCCCGGTCCCCGACCATCGACCCATCGAGCCACTCGGGCGGTTCGGCACCCGGGAACCATACGGGTCGTTCCCCGTCGTCAAATTtctgcttttgttttggtggtggaggtggcggTGACTTCTTGGTGCCTAAGCTGAAGCCGCCGAAGTTTCCGAATCGGGCTTGGAATCTCCCGAAACTGGGTCCGGGGTTTGGGAGGCGGGCTCCGAAGAAGTAGGTAGTGACAGCGGCTGTGGTGGTGGCCATGCCTTAGTTGGGTGTGAAATTGGAGCAGAGTGGGGGTGGGACTGGTGAGTGTGTTTATATaaatgtgaaaaataaataatagtgTGGGATTTGTATTTTGTGAAGGATTTGAAAATGTGAATGATTAATTTAGGCCTTACCTTTGCCAAAGCCTTATCTCTTGGATATCATGTAGCTGTGGGATATGTTTGCTTCacctctttcttttcttcaatttattttctttttttgggtggggGTCCTCTGTTTTCTACTTTTACTGCCCAcgcaatatatattttaccacaaaaaatactattttttttcatgtaaGTATGAGCTTCTATGTTGGTAACAATAGCAGTGTCTGAACACTTCTCACTGTGCATTTTTGTTTACTCTGACTTTGTCTTTGGTAGATAAAACTTTGACTCTGCTTTTGCTGCTAACCAATCCAAAACCCATCCAGTCAGCTTGCTGTATGTATGTGTATGACTGTGTCATCTACATGTAGCataaaaattttcatatatatacttAAATGGTCAACTACAAATAGTTCCAAAAAGGTTTCCACGTGTCATCTACTTGACCTTCAATAAATATCTTCTTggcatctctctctctaatggACATGATGACCTCCCACAATTAtctctttactttttttgtcttGGGTTGCTTAACTTGCTTTACTCTGCAGTCTCTTCTGCTCTGCTTTTCCCCTGTTGCGTTTCCTTCTCTGCAAAACAAGAGGCATGTGATTCTTCccccttttttatttcttcagatgattttattatttttcttcatttttaagTTTGTAGTCTGCATGTTTATATAATTCACTTCCTTGTTGACAATTTAACATCTGGGTGGGTATTCAATCTAGTTTTCCAGTTGTCTTATTGCTTTGATCTGGTAAGAATTCTGCTTGGCTGCTGAGAAAGTAAAGTAGAAAACTTTATCTCATGTCAATAGCATAACTTGATTAAAGTTTTGGAAGCTGAATTGTTTGACCTAACCATCACC
The Prunus dulcis chromosome 2, ALMONDv2, whole genome shotgun sequence DNA segment above includes these coding regions:
- the LOC117620008 gene encoding chlorophyll a-b binding protein CP29.3, chloroplastic, with amino-acid sequence MATTTAAVTTYFFGARLPNPGPSFGRFQARFGNFGGFSLGTKKSPPPPPPKQKQKFDDGERPVWFPGAEPPEWLDGSMVGDRGFDPFGLGKPAEYLQFDYDGLDQNLAKNVAGDVIGTRIEAAEVNPTPFQPYSEVFGLQRFRECELIHGRWAMLGALGALAVEGLTGVAWQDAGKVELIEGSSYLGLPLPFSITTLIWIEVLVIGYIEFQRNAELDPEKRLYPGGKFFDPLGLASDPEEKERLQLAEIKHARLAMVVFLIFGIQAAVTGKGPVSFVATFNK